One Kitasatospora sp. NBC_01266 genomic window carries:
- a CDS encoding DUF6542 domain-containing protein, whose protein sequence is MEQSIRTQPPGPRPRPPAGGGSREAAVPGPAAPRDAVTARPSRLRPASGSAAPLARLRQRVARGGAASAGRPSGRPARLTGIGAGVLSVLGTLAFGLLDQWLFGGLGLLFEIGFVLVCFQTAVRVRLADLPAAPVSGPLAFALTVALLDPVTVPGVVGQVLSLCAGLAMRAAWLFGGTGLAVLIVAARFVAQRRIRRGR, encoded by the coding sequence GTGGAGCAGAGCATCCGTACCCAGCCGCCCGGGCCCCGGCCCCGACCGCCAGCCGGCGGCGGGTCCCGCGAGGCCGCCGTTCCGGGGCCGGCCGCGCCCCGCGATGCCGTCACCGCACGGCCCTCCAGACTTCGGCCCGCCTCCGGCAGTGCCGCCCCGCTGGCCCGGTTGCGGCAGCGGGTGGCCCGGGGCGGGGCGGCGTCCGCGGGGCGCCCGTCGGGTCGACCGGCCCGGCTCACCGGGATCGGCGCCGGCGTGCTGTCGGTGCTCGGCACCCTCGCCTTCGGGCTGCTCGACCAGTGGCTCTTCGGCGGCCTGGGGCTGCTGTTCGAGATCGGCTTCGTGCTGGTCTGCTTCCAGACCGCGGTGCGGGTGCGGCTCGCCGACCTGCCGGCCGCACCGGTCAGCGGTCCGCTCGCCTTCGCGCTGACCGTGGCGCTGCTCGACCCGGTGACGGTGCCCGGGGTGGTCGGTCAGGTGCTGTCGCTCTGCGCCGGGCTCGCGATGCGGGCCGCCTGGCTGTTCGGCGGGACGGGTCTGGCGGTGCTGATCGTCGCCGCCCGGTTCGTGGCCCAGCGCCGGATCCGCCGGGGCCGCTGA
- a CDS encoding DUF4245 domain-containing protein codes for MAAGNNRRGRQTVRDMILSMVAVMGVALVAYLTIPHGSGGDGVRVVDYSAAVASAKRAAPYPILAPQGLSDQWRATSVSYQIDPNGHAGWHLGFVTPDGKYAAIEQSNEPKADLVNTVVSGAAPDGSATIAGQDWTRYQGDRYRGLTVATGSATTLVTGSASYQELDELAQALKP; via the coding sequence GTGGCAGCAGGCAACAACAGACGAGGGCGGCAGACCGTCCGGGACATGATCCTCTCGATGGTCGCCGTGATGGGCGTGGCCCTGGTGGCGTACCTCACCATTCCGCACGGCAGCGGCGGCGACGGGGTCCGCGTGGTGGACTACAGCGCGGCGGTGGCCTCGGCCAAGCGCGCGGCGCCGTACCCGATCCTGGCCCCGCAGGGGCTCTCCGACCAGTGGCGGGCCACCTCGGTGAGCTACCAGATCGACCCCAACGGCCACGCCGGCTGGCACCTGGGCTTCGTCACCCCGGACGGCAAGTACGCGGCGATCGAGCAGAGCAACGAGCCGAAGGCCGACCTGGTCAACACCGTGGTGTCGGGCGCCGCGCCGGACGGCAGCGCGACCATCGCGGGCCAGGACTGGACGCGCTACCAGGGCGACCGCTACCGCGGCCTGACCGTGGCCACCGGCTCGGCCACCACCCTGGTCACCGGCAGCGCCTCGTACCAGGAGCTCGACGAGCTGGCGCAGGCGCTCAAGCCGTAG
- a CDS encoding type II toxin-antitoxin system Phd/YefM family antitoxin, producing the protein MKTMTYSESRARYAEVLNAVTDDREEIVITRAGREPVVIVSLEDYESLKETAYLLRSPANARRLLASIDELESGGGTAQELADPE; encoded by the coding sequence ATGAAGACGATGACCTACTCGGAATCCCGCGCGAGGTACGCCGAGGTACTCAACGCCGTCACGGACGACCGCGAGGAGATAGTGATCACCCGGGCCGGACGCGAGCCGGTCGTCATCGTCTCCCTCGAGGACTACGAGTCCCTGAAGGAGACCGCCTATCTGCTCCGCAGCCCGGCGAACGCGCGTCGTCTGCTGGCGTCCATCGACGAGCTGGAGAGCGGCGGCGGGACCGCACAGGAGCTGGCGGACCCCGAGTGA
- the xseA gene encoding exodeoxyribonuclease VII large subunit, whose amino-acid sequence MANSSSPEAPLPVGKVSQLIGGWIDRLGAVWVEGQITQLSRRPGMQFLTLRDVDQDVSLGVTCFRSVLEPLADTLHEGSRVLVHAKPEWYTARGTLSLRATEIRLVGLGELLARLERLKRQLAGEGLFAAERKRPLPFLPGRVGLVTGRASAAERDVLEVARRRWPAVRFEVRNVLVQGPQAAGQVAAAVRELDGHPEVDVIIVARGGGSVEDLLPFSDEELCRTVAQARTPVVSAIGHEPDQPLLDFVADLRAATPTDAAKRVVPDVGEEQARVLQLRDRARRLVGDLVRREEAGLASVRERPALAAPHRLVAERSQELTALVERARRSLGHRLDRAESDLGHTLARVVALSPAATLERGYAVLQRPDGQVVTDPAVLAAGEELHARVAGGGFAVTVGELTVSGPDAPDQG is encoded by the coding sequence ATGGCCAACAGCAGCTCACCCGAAGCCCCGCTCCCGGTCGGCAAGGTCTCCCAGCTGATCGGCGGCTGGATCGACCGGCTGGGCGCGGTCTGGGTGGAGGGCCAGATCACCCAGCTCAGCCGGCGGCCGGGCATGCAGTTCCTGACGCTGCGTGATGTCGACCAGGACGTCTCGCTGGGCGTCACCTGCTTCCGCTCGGTGCTCGAACCGCTGGCCGACACCCTGCACGAGGGCTCCCGGGTGCTGGTGCACGCCAAGCCCGAGTGGTACACCGCCCGCGGCACCCTCTCGCTGCGGGCCACCGAGATCCGGCTGGTCGGGCTCGGTGAGCTGCTGGCCCGGCTGGAGCGGCTCAAGCGGCAGCTGGCGGGCGAGGGGCTGTTCGCCGCCGAGCGCAAGCGGCCGCTGCCGTTCCTGCCCGGCCGCGTCGGCCTGGTGACCGGGCGCGCCTCGGCGGCGGAGCGGGACGTGCTGGAGGTGGCCAGGCGGCGCTGGCCGGCGGTCCGCTTCGAGGTGCGCAACGTGCTGGTGCAGGGCCCGCAGGCGGCCGGCCAGGTGGCGGCGGCGGTGCGCGAGCTGGACGGCCACCCGGAGGTGGACGTGATCATCGTGGCGCGCGGCGGCGGCAGCGTGGAGGATCTGCTGCCGTTCTCCGACGAGGAGCTGTGCCGCACGGTGGCGCAGGCCCGCACGCCGGTGGTGAGCGCGATCGGGCACGAGCCGGACCAGCCGCTGCTGGACTTCGTCGCCGATCTGCGGGCCGCGACCCCGACCGACGCGGCCAAGCGGGTGGTCCCGGACGTGGGCGAGGAGCAGGCCCGGGTGCTCCAGCTGCGCGACCGGGCCCGGCGGCTGGTCGGCGACCTGGTGCGGCGGGAGGAGGCCGGGCTGGCCTCGGTGCGCGAGCGGCCCGCGCTGGCCGCGCCGCACCGGCTGGTGGCCGAGCGCTCGCAGGAGCTGACCGCGCTGGTCGAGCGCGCCCGGCGGTCGCTGGGCCACCGGCTGGACCGGGCCGAGTCGGACCTCGGGCACACGCTGGCCCGGGTGGTCGCGCTCTCCCCCGCCGCGACGCTGGAGCGCGGCTACGCGGTGCTCCAGCGCCCGGACGGGCAGGTGGTGACCGATCCGGCGGTGCTGGCGGCGGGCGAGGAACTGCACGCCCGGGTGGCGGGCGGCGGCTTCGCGGTGACGGTCGGTGAGCTGACGGTCAGTGGTCCGGACGCTCCGGATCAGGGCTGA
- a CDS encoding GNAT family N-acetyltransferase, which translates to MSEVRQARPDDAAELVRLRLLMFEAMQGQARPGPWQQRAEALLRERLADPSATTMPAFVVDDPAVAGRLAACAVGTLEQRLPAPGHPEGRFGFIFNICTDPGHRRRGYARACTEALLAWFDEHRVTRIDLHATEGGERLYRGLGFAEHSVPLSRNRLSPDPERPDH; encoded by the coding sequence ATGAGCGAGGTACGACAGGCCCGGCCCGATGACGCCGCGGAGCTGGTCCGGCTGCGACTGCTGATGTTCGAGGCGATGCAGGGCCAGGCCCGCCCGGGGCCCTGGCAGCAGCGGGCCGAGGCGCTGCTGCGCGAGCGGCTGGCCGACCCGTCGGCCACCACGATGCCCGCCTTCGTGGTCGACGATCCGGCGGTGGCCGGGCGGCTGGCCGCCTGCGCGGTCGGCACCCTGGAGCAGCGGCTGCCCGCGCCCGGGCATCCCGAGGGACGCTTCGGCTTCATCTTCAACATCTGCACCGACCCCGGGCACCGCCGCCGCGGCTATGCCCGCGCCTGCACCGAGGCGCTGCTGGCCTGGTTCGACGAGCACCGGGTCACCCGGATCGACCTGCATGCCACCGAAGGCGGCGAGCGGCTCTACCGCGGCCTCGGCTTCGCGGAGCACTCGGTGCCGCTCTCCCGCAACCGGCTCAGCCCTGATCCGGAGCGTCCGGACCACTGA
- a CDS encoding HAD-IA family hydrolase, with product MTAATELTVRALLLDMDGTLVNSDAVVERCWRRWAAGHGLDGDRVLSVVHGRQGHLSMAILLPDRPAEQNRLENRQMLAEETADTEGVVAIPGAAALLATLADLPHALVTSADLALARTRMAAAGLPMPALAITAESVGASKPDPEGFLKAAAELGVAPAHCLVLEDSEAGIAAGRAAGMRVLGVGPRAAAHRPTLHVDTLEQVRLTPGADGTVLVRVAA from the coding sequence ATGACCGCCGCCACCGAGCTCACCGTCCGCGCCCTGCTGCTGGACATGGACGGAACCCTGGTCAACTCGGACGCCGTCGTGGAGCGCTGCTGGCGCCGCTGGGCCGCCGGCCACGGACTGGACGGCGACCGCGTGCTGTCCGTGGTGCACGGCCGCCAGGGCCACCTGAGCATGGCGATCCTGCTGCCGGACCGCCCGGCCGAGCAGAACCGGCTGGAGAACCGGCAGATGCTCGCCGAGGAGACCGCCGACACCGAGGGCGTGGTCGCGATACCGGGCGCCGCCGCCCTGCTGGCCACGCTGGCCGACCTCCCGCACGCCCTGGTCACCTCCGCCGATCTGGCGCTGGCCCGCACCCGGATGGCCGCGGCCGGCCTGCCGATGCCCGCGCTGGCGATCACCGCCGAGTCGGTCGGCGCCAGCAAGCCCGACCCCGAGGGCTTCCTCAAGGCCGCCGCCGAACTCGGCGTCGCCCCGGCCCACTGCCTGGTCCTGGAGGACTCCGAGGCCGGCATCGCGGCCGGCCGGGCCGCCGGGATGCGGGTCCTGGGGGTCGGCCCGCGCGCGGCGGCACACCGGCCGACGCTGCACGTGGACACCCTGGAGCAGGTCCGACTCACCCCGGGCGCGGACGGCACGGTGCTGGTCCGGGTCGCTGCCTGA
- a CDS encoding exodeoxyribonuclease VII small subunit — protein MADAQSTSSTNTGELGYEQARDALMEVVRRLETGGTTLEESLALWERGEELAKVCQRWLDGARARLDAALAAEHEQEPAGGE, from the coding sequence ATGGCCGACGCGCAGAGCACGAGCAGCACGAACACCGGCGAGCTGGGATACGAGCAGGCCCGGGACGCCCTGATGGAGGTGGTCCGGCGGCTGGAGACCGGCGGCACCACGCTGGAGGAGTCGCTCGCCCTGTGGGAGCGCGGTGAGGAGCTGGCCAAGGTCTGCCAGCGCTGGCTGGACGGCGCCCGCGCCCGGCTGGACGCCGCCCTGGCGGCCGAGCACGAGCAGGAGCCGGCCGGCGGCGAGTGA
- a CDS encoding APC family permease, whose translation MNDPVGSSGLRRSLGLRDLVVYGLLFIAPMAPVGVFGVLDARSHGAVAAVYLAATVAMGFTAFSYAQMVRAVPRTGSVFAYASAGLGERTGFIAGWLVMLDYLLIPAVAYLFSGIALHALVPGVSRFVWTVLAVLVTTGLNLAGVRTAAVVGFAVLALELVVLAVFVVAALVVLVRQGAVRPALSPLTGVGGFSVRAVLGAVSVAVLSYLGFDAIASFVEEAVGASRAVARAVLLCLALAGALFVAQTYLAALLEPLTPEQLAQRPAAQDSAFYDTVESAIGHWLHTLVAVSKAIGAAFAALAGQAAAGRLLFAMGRARRLPRALAVVDQDSGVPRVALLSSAVLTLVAAGWAARRSDGLDQLTSVVDIGALSAFALLHASVIGWYTVKQGSPDRVRHLVVPLLGIAVIVAVVVTAAHTAQLVGALWLAVGLAVVATQRGGAVGEPR comes from the coding sequence GTGAACGATCCGGTGGGGTCCAGCGGCCTGCGGCGCAGCCTGGGGCTGCGCGACCTGGTGGTCTACGGGCTGCTCTTCATCGCGCCGATGGCCCCGGTGGGGGTCTTCGGGGTGCTGGACGCCAGGAGCCACGGGGCGGTGGCCGCGGTCTACCTGGCGGCCACCGTGGCGATGGGGTTCACCGCCTTCTCCTACGCGCAGATGGTGCGCGCGGTGCCACGCACCGGCTCGGTCTTCGCCTACGCCAGCGCGGGGCTCGGTGAGCGGACCGGGTTCATCGCGGGCTGGCTGGTGATGCTCGACTACCTGCTGATCCCGGCGGTCGCCTACCTCTTCTCCGGCATCGCGCTGCACGCGCTGGTGCCGGGCGTGTCGCGGTTCGTCTGGACCGTGCTGGCCGTGCTGGTCACCACCGGGCTCAACCTGGCGGGGGTGCGCACGGCCGCGGTGGTGGGGTTCGCGGTGCTGGCGCTGGAGCTCGTGGTGCTGGCGGTCTTCGTGGTGGCGGCGCTGGTGGTGCTGGTCCGGCAGGGCGCGGTGCGCCCGGCGCTGTCGCCGCTGACCGGCGTCGGCGGCTTCTCGGTGCGGGCGGTGCTCGGCGCGGTGAGCGTGGCCGTCCTCTCCTACCTGGGCTTCGACGCGATCGCCTCCTTCGTGGAGGAGGCGGTGGGGGCCTCGCGCGCGGTGGCCCGGGCGGTGCTGCTCTGCCTGGCGCTGGCCGGGGCGCTGTTCGTGGCGCAGACCTACCTGGCGGCGCTGCTGGAGCCGCTCACCCCGGAGCAGCTGGCCCAGCGGCCGGCCGCCCAGGACTCGGCCTTCTACGACACGGTGGAGAGCGCGATCGGGCACTGGCTGCACACCCTGGTCGCGGTCAGCAAGGCGATCGGGGCGGCCTTCGCGGCGCTGGCCGGCCAGGCGGCGGCCGGGCGGCTGCTCTTCGCGATGGGTCGCGCGCGGCGGCTGCCGCGCGCCCTGGCGGTGGTCGACCAGGACTCAGGCGTGCCCCGGGTGGCGCTGCTCAGCTCGGCGGTGCTGACCCTGGTGGCGGCCGGCTGGGCGGCCCGGCGCTCGGACGGGCTCGACCAGCTCACCTCGGTGGTGGACATCGGCGCGCTGTCCGCCTTCGCGCTGCTGCACGCCTCGGTGATCGGCTGGTACACCGTCAAGCAGGGCTCGCCGGACCGGGTGCGGCACCTGGTGGTACCGCTGCTGGGCATCGCGGTGATCGTCGCGGTGGTGGTGACGGCGGCGCACACCGCGCAGCTGGTCGGGGCCCTGTGGCTGGCGGTGGGGCTGGCCGTGGTCGCGACGCAGCGCGGCGGCGCTGTCGGCGAGCCGCGCTAG
- a CDS encoding Txe/YoeB family addiction module toxin, with the protein MKIVFASRAWEDYLWWQGQDRRILKRINTLIADIARTGNEGIGKPEPLKHGFQGYWSRRINDEHRLIYKTGDDSILIAQCRYHYEN; encoded by the coding sequence GTGAAGATCGTCTTCGCCTCCCGCGCCTGGGAGGACTACCTGTGGTGGCAGGGCCAGGACCGTAGGATCCTCAAAAGGATCAACACACTGATCGCCGACATCGCACGCACCGGCAACGAGGGGATCGGCAAGCCGGAGCCCCTCAAACACGGATTCCAGGGCTACTGGTCGCGCCGGATCAATGACGAGCACCGCCTCATCTACAAGACCGGCGACGACTCGATCCTCATCGCGCAGTGCCGCTACCACTACGAGAACTGA
- the ppgK gene encoding polyphosphate--glucose phosphotransferase: MAATEVFGVDIGGSGIKGAPVDLERGELAEPRHKVLTPHPASPESVVAAVKEVVEHFGHRGPVGLTFPGVVIDGRTRTAANVDPGWIGLDAAGLFREALDLPATVLNDADAAGLAEVAHGAGRGSRGVTLVLTFGTGIGSALFVDGALVPNTELGHLELRGKDAEKRASAAARERHELSWPEWAVRVDEYLDLVERLFSPQLVIIGGGVSRKHEKFLPLLKERAAAVVPAALRNDAGIVGAAMATLGTGR; encoded by the coding sequence GTGGCGGCAACCGAAGTGTTCGGCGTGGACATCGGCGGCTCCGGCATCAAGGGCGCGCCGGTGGACCTGGAGCGCGGCGAGCTGGCCGAGCCCCGGCACAAGGTGCTCACCCCGCACCCGGCCTCGCCGGAGTCGGTGGTCGCCGCGGTCAAGGAGGTGGTCGAGCACTTCGGCCACCGCGGGCCGGTCGGCCTGACCTTCCCCGGCGTGGTGATCGACGGTCGCACCCGCACCGCCGCGAACGTGGACCCGGGCTGGATCGGGCTGGACGCCGCCGGCCTGTTCCGCGAGGCCCTGGACCTGCCCGCCACCGTGCTCAACGACGCGGACGCGGCCGGCCTGGCGGAGGTCGCGCACGGCGCCGGCCGCGGTTCCCGGGGCGTGACGCTGGTGCTGACCTTCGGCACCGGGATCGGCAGCGCGCTCTTCGTGGACGGGGCGCTGGTGCCCAACACCGAGCTGGGCCACCTGGAGCTGCGCGGCAAGGACGCCGAGAAGCGGGCCTCGGCCGCGGCCCGGGAACGGCACGAGCTGAGCTGGCCCGAGTGGGCGGTCCGGGTGGACGAGTACCTGGACCTGGTGGAGCGGCTCTTCTCGCCGCAGCTGGTGATCATCGGCGGGGGCGTCAGCCGCAAGCACGAGAAGTTCCTGCCGCTGCTCAAGGAGCGGGCGGCCGCGGTGGTGCCGGCCGCGCTGCGCAACGACGCCGGCATCGTCGGCGCCGCGATGGCCACGCTGGGCACGGGGCGCTGA
- the ychF gene encoding redox-regulated ATPase YchF: MSLTIGIVGLPNVGKSTLFNALTKNDVLAANYPFATIEPNVGVVGVPDARLAKLAEIFKSERILPATVDFVDIAGIVRGASEGEGLGNKFLANIRESDAICQVIRAFNDPDVVHVDGKVSPKDDIETINTELILADLQSVEKVLPRLQKEARLKKESAAMLAAAEAAQKVLESGKTLFEVGFDSASVRELHLLTTKPFLYVFNVDEDELTDEEFKDGLRALVAPAEAIFLNAKIESELIGMDDADALELLQSMGQEEPGMATLGRVGFDTLGLQTYLTAGPKEVRAWTIKKGATAPEAAGVIHTDFQKGFIKAEIVSFDDLVACGSIPEARAKGKSRIEGKEYVMQDGDVVEFRFNV, from the coding sequence ATGTCGCTCACGATCGGAATCGTCGGTCTGCCGAATGTCGGCAAGTCGACCCTGTTCAACGCCCTGACCAAGAACGACGTCCTGGCGGCCAACTACCCGTTCGCCACCATCGAGCCGAACGTCGGCGTGGTCGGTGTGCCGGACGCCCGGCTGGCCAAGCTCGCCGAGATCTTCAAGTCGGAGCGGATTCTGCCCGCCACGGTCGACTTCGTGGACATCGCGGGCATCGTCCGCGGCGCCTCCGAGGGCGAGGGCCTGGGCAACAAGTTCCTCGCCAACATCCGCGAGTCGGACGCGATCTGCCAGGTCATCCGGGCCTTCAACGACCCCGACGTGGTCCACGTGGACGGCAAGGTCTCGCCCAAGGACGACATCGAGACCATCAACACCGAGCTGATCCTGGCCGACCTGCAGTCGGTCGAGAAGGTGCTGCCCCGGCTGCAGAAGGAGGCCCGGCTCAAGAAGGAGTCGGCCGCCATGCTGGCCGCCGCCGAGGCCGCCCAGAAGGTGCTGGAGTCCGGCAAGACCCTCTTCGAGGTCGGCTTCGACTCCGCCTCGGTGCGCGAGCTGCACCTGCTCACCACCAAGCCCTTCCTCTACGTCTTCAACGTGGACGAGGACGAGCTGACCGACGAGGAGTTCAAGGACGGCCTGCGCGCCCTGGTCGCCCCGGCCGAGGCGATCTTCCTGAACGCCAAGATCGAGTCCGAGCTGATCGGCATGGACGACGCCGACGCCCTGGAACTCCTCCAGTCGATGGGCCAGGAGGAGCCCGGCATGGCCACCCTGGGCCGGGTCGGCTTCGACACCCTGGGCCTGCAGACCTACCTCACCGCCGGCCCCAAGGAGGTGCGCGCCTGGACCATCAAGAAGGGCGCCACCGCTCCCGAGGCCGCCGGCGTGATCCACACCGACTTCCAGAAGGGCTTCATCAAGGCCGAGATCGTCTCCTTCGACGACCTGGTCGCGTGCGGCTCGATCCCCGAGGCCCGTGCCAAGGGCAAGTCCCGGATCGAGGGCAAGGAGTACGTGATGCAGGACGGCGACGTGGTGGAGTTCCGCTTCAACGTCTGA
- a CDS encoding malonic semialdehyde reductase — translation MTNANDALVLDAAAQDLLFREARTANTFTDEPVTEEQLQAIYDLVKYAPTAFNQQALRVVLVRSTEARERLVSHMSDGNKAKTSSAPLVAVLAADNEFHEELPSQFPAFPQAKDLFFSERPARENSARFNASLQVGYFIIGVRAAGLAAGPMTGFNAEGINKEFFADGEHSVLAVVNIGKPGADAWYPRSPRLSYEQVVTTV, via the coding sequence ATGACCAACGCCAACGACGCGCTCGTCCTCGACGCCGCCGCCCAGGACCTGCTCTTCCGCGAGGCCCGCACCGCGAACACCTTCACCGACGAGCCGGTCACCGAGGAGCAGCTGCAGGCGATCTACGACCTGGTGAAGTACGCGCCCACCGCCTTCAACCAGCAGGCGCTGCGCGTGGTCCTGGTCCGCTCCACCGAGGCCCGCGAGCGCCTGGTGTCGCACATGTCGGACGGCAACAAGGCCAAGACCTCCAGCGCCCCGCTGGTCGCCGTCCTGGCCGCCGACAACGAGTTCCACGAGGAGCTGCCGAGCCAGTTCCCGGCCTTCCCGCAGGCCAAGGACCTCTTCTTCAGCGAGCGCCCGGCCCGCGAGAACTCGGCCCGCTTCAACGCCTCGCTGCAGGTCGGCTACTTCATCATCGGCGTGCGCGCCGCCGGCCTGGCGGCCGGCCCGATGACCGGCTTCAACGCCGAGGGCATCAACAAGGAGTTCTTCGCCGACGGTGAGCACTCGGTGCTGGCCGTGGTGAACATCGGCAAGCCGGGCGCCGACGCCTGGTACCCGCGCTCGCCGCGGCTCTCCTACGAGCAGGTCGTCACCACCGTCTGA
- a CDS encoding DUF488 domain-containing protein — translation MTSPIRTRRIYDPPEPADGHRVLVDRLWPRGVGKERAALDEWAKDLAPSDPLRRWFHESPEARAEEFAHRYRTELDTPEAHAHLATLAAHSPLTLLTANRDPAGSHVRVLVELLTG, via the coding sequence ATGACCAGCCCGATCAGGACCCGCCGGATCTACGACCCGCCCGAGCCCGCCGACGGCCACCGCGTCCTGGTCGACCGCCTCTGGCCGCGCGGGGTCGGCAAGGAGCGGGCCGCCCTGGACGAGTGGGCCAAGGACCTCGCCCCGTCCGACCCGCTGCGCCGCTGGTTCCACGAGTCCCCCGAGGCCCGCGCCGAGGAGTTCGCCCACCGCTACCGCACCGAACTCGACACCCCCGAAGCCCACGCCCACCTCGCCACCCTGGCCGCACACAGCCCGCTCACCCTGCTGACGGCCAACCGCGACCCGGCGGGGAGCCACGTGCGGGTACTGGTGGAGCTGCTGACGGGGTGA
- a CDS encoding pyridoxamine 5'-phosphate oxidase family protein, translating into MGKSYDRIDARLRSFIEAQPIFFTATAPRSDDGHVNLSPKGRSGTLAVLDELTLAYLDFGGSHAETIAHLRENGRITLMWCAFTGPPTVLRVHGRGEPVFRDDPRFADLLGHFEPTADGGGLRAIILVRAERISDSCGFAVPYLEYRADRPLHADYFGRKSEPEFAEYCAKKEFVGVSVDGLPALPLPLPPRP; encoded by the coding sequence ATGGGAAAGAGCTACGACCGGATCGACGCCAGGCTGCGCTCCTTCATCGAGGCTCAGCCGATCTTCTTCACCGCCACCGCGCCGCGCTCCGACGACGGCCACGTGAACCTCTCCCCCAAGGGCCGCTCCGGCACCCTCGCCGTGCTGGACGAGCTGACCCTGGCCTATCTGGACTTCGGCGGCAGCCACGCCGAGACCATCGCCCACCTGCGCGAGAACGGCCGGATCACGCTCATGTGGTGCGCCTTCACCGGCCCGCCCACCGTGCTGCGGGTGCACGGCCGGGGCGAGCCGGTGTTCCGCGACGACCCGCGCTTCGCCGACCTGCTGGGCCACTTCGAGCCGACCGCGGACGGCGGCGGCCTGCGCGCGATCATCCTGGTGCGCGCCGAGCGGATCAGCGACTCGTGCGGCTTCGCGGTCCCGTACCTGGAGTACCGCGCCGACCGCCCGCTGCACGCCGACTACTTCGGCCGCAAGAGCGAGCCGGAGTTCGCCGAGTACTGCGCGAAGAAGGAGTTCGTCGGCGTCAGCGTGGACGGCCTGCCGGCCCTGCCGCTGCCCCTGCCACCCCGCCCGTAG
- a CDS encoding 4-hydroxy-3-methylbut-2-enyl diphosphate reductase: MSTTAQRRVLLAAPRGYCAGVDRAVIAVEKALEQYGAPIYVRKQIVHNKYVVQTLEKQGAIFVDETEEVPEGAIVVFSAHGVAPAVHDEAKAGKLATIDATCPLVTKVHKEAVRFADEDYDILLVGHEGHEEVVGTMGEAPERIHLVDGPEDVANVQVRDESKVVWLSQTTLSVDETMATVGELKKRFPLLVSPPSDDICYATQNRQVVVKQIAAETDLLIVVGSKNSSNSVRLVEVGLEYGAKAAHLVDFAEELDEAWLAGVTTVGLTSGASVPEILVQGVLAWLAERGFEDVQVVRTAEETLTFSLPKELRRDLRAEAAGKL, translated from the coding sequence ATGTCGACCACCGCTCAGCGCCGCGTCCTGCTCGCCGCCCCCCGGGGTTACTGCGCGGGTGTCGACCGCGCCGTCATCGCCGTGGAGAAGGCCCTGGAGCAGTACGGGGCGCCGATCTACGTCCGCAAGCAGATCGTCCACAACAAGTACGTCGTGCAGACCCTGGAGAAGCAGGGCGCGATCTTCGTCGACGAGACGGAGGAGGTGCCCGAGGGCGCGATCGTGGTCTTCTCCGCGCACGGGGTGGCTCCCGCGGTGCACGACGAGGCGAAGGCCGGCAAGCTCGCCACCATCGACGCCACCTGCCCCCTGGTGACCAAGGTGCACAAGGAGGCCGTCCGGTTCGCGGACGAGGACTACGACATCCTGCTGGTCGGCCACGAGGGCCACGAGGAGGTGGTCGGCACCATGGGCGAGGCCCCGGAGCGGATCCACCTGGTGGACGGCCCCGAGGACGTCGCCAACGTCCAGGTGCGCGACGAGTCCAAGGTGGTCTGGCTCTCCCAGACCACCCTGTCGGTGGACGAGACCATGGCCACCGTCGGCGAGCTGAAGAAGCGCTTCCCGCTGCTGGTCTCGCCGCCCAGCGACGACATCTGCTACGCCACCCAGAACCGCCAGGTGGTGGTCAAGCAGATCGCCGCCGAGACCGACCTGCTGATCGTGGTGGGATCCAAGAACTCCTCCAACTCGGTGCGACTGGTCGAGGTCGGCCTGGAGTACGGCGCCAAGGCCGCGCACCTGGTGGACTTCGCCGAGGAGCTGGACGAGGCCTGGCTGGCCGGCGTCACCACGGTCGGCCTGACCAGCGGCGCCTCGGTGCCGGAGATCCTGGTCCAGGGTGTGCTGGCCTGGCTGGCCGAGCGCGGCTTCGAGGACGTCCAGGTGGTCCGCACGGCCGAGGAGACGCTGACCTTCTCGCTGCCCAAGGAGCTCCGCCGCGACCTGCGCGCCGAGGCGGCCGGCAAGCTCTGA